Proteins from a single region of Geitlerinema sp. PCC 9228:
- the trxB gene encoding thioredoxin-disulfide reductase, with amino-acid sequence MASPQVENLVIIGSGPAGFTAALYAARANLKPFVFEGYQTGGLPGGQLMTTTEVENYPGFPDGITGPQLMERMKAQAVRWGAELVTEDVTYVDLQQRPFTIRSQEREIKAHSIIIATGANAKRLHLPSEDKFWNQGISACAICDGASPIFKNAELVVIGGGDTAAEESVYLTKYGSHVHLLVRRDQMRASKAMQDRVLNHPKITVHWNTEAVDVFGTEGKQMEGVKVKNNQTGEQREIAAQGLFYAIGHTPNTQLFQGQIELDEKGYVITRNHVETNIEGVYAVGDVQDYVFRQAVTAAGSGCMGAMLAERWLTEKGLAQEFHQSSEQMETPSYEESEKSAADTEETFDPNVTFHRGSYAIRKLYHDSDRLIMVRYVAPTCGPCHTLKPILDKVIKEFNGQMYCVEIDIDAEPNIAEGAGVTGTPTVQFFKNKKLLAEMKGVKPKSQYRELIVNNV; translated from the coding sequence ATGGCAAGTCCCCAAGTAGAAAACCTGGTCATCATCGGTTCCGGTCCAGCCGGATTCACCGCTGCCTTGTACGCAGCGCGCGCCAACCTAAAACCCTTTGTCTTTGAAGGATACCAAACCGGTGGATTGCCAGGGGGTCAGCTAATGACCACCACCGAAGTGGAGAACTATCCCGGCTTTCCCGACGGCATTACCGGTCCGCAACTCATGGAGAGAATGAAAGCACAGGCAGTCCGTTGGGGTGCAGAATTGGTCACCGAAGACGTAACCTACGTGGATTTGCAGCAGCGTCCTTTTACCATACGTTCCCAAGAACGGGAAATCAAAGCACACAGCATCATTATCGCCACCGGTGCCAATGCCAAACGCTTGCACCTTCCCAGCGAAGACAAATTCTGGAACCAAGGCATCTCCGCCTGTGCCATCTGCGACGGTGCCAGTCCTATCTTCAAAAATGCAGAACTCGTGGTGATTGGTGGCGGCGATACGGCAGCAGAGGAATCCGTTTATCTCACCAAATACGGTTCTCACGTTCATTTGCTGGTTCGTCGCGACCAAATGCGTGCCAGCAAAGCTATGCAAGACCGAGTCTTAAATCATCCCAAAATTACCGTCCACTGGAACACCGAAGCTGTGGATGTATTTGGTACGGAAGGCAAACAAATGGAAGGGGTGAAGGTAAAAAATAACCAAACTGGCGAACAAAGGGAAATTGCTGCGCAGGGATTGTTCTACGCCATTGGTCATACGCCCAATACCCAATTGTTCCAAGGACAGATAGAATTGGATGAGAAGGGGTATGTTATTACCCGCAATCATGTGGAAACCAATATTGAAGGCGTTTATGCCGTTGGCGACGTGCAAGACTACGTATTTCGCCAGGCGGTTACCGCTGCCGGGTCTGGTTGTATGGGTGCCATGTTAGCAGAGCGCTGGCTGACGGAAAAAGGCTTGGCGCAGGAGTTCCACCAAAGTAGCGAACAAATGGAAACTCCCAGCTACGAAGAATCAGAAAAATCAGCTGCGGATACCGAAGAAACATTTGACCCCAACGTGACTTTCCACCGGGGAAGCTATGCCATTCGCAAATTGTATCACGATAGCGATCGCTTAATTATGGTCCGCTACGTTGCCCCCACCTGCGGTCCTTGCCACACCCTCAAACCCATCCTCGACAAAGTCATCAAAGAATTCAACGGTCAAATGTACTGCGTAGAAATCGATATCGACGCCGAACCCAATATTGCTGAAGGCGCTGGTGTCACGGGAACACCAACCGTCCAGTTCTTTAAAAACAAAAAGCTACTGGCAGAAATGAAAGGCGTCAAACCCAAAAGCCAGTATCGAGAACTCATCGTTAATAATGTCTAA
- the guaA gene encoding glutamine-hydrolyzing GMP synthase, whose amino-acid sequence MTPQTAPAQSTQPVGDVNRQTIVILDFGSQYSQLIARRIRETQVYSEILSYRTSAEQLRKLQPKGIIISGGPNSVYDSGVPHCDPEIWHLGVPVLGICYGMHLMVQQLGGEVKRAERAEYGKSSLTIDDPTDLLTNVEDGSIMWMSHGDSVVRLPEGFDILAHTQNTPCAAIADHQSKIYGVQFHPEVVHSEGGIALIRNFVYHICNCEPTWTTETFVEEAVREIRGQVGDKRVLLALSGGVDSSTLAFLLHKAIGDQLVCMFIDQGFMRKNEPERLVKLFRDQFHIPVSYVDARERFLQAVEGVVDPEEKRRLIGHEFIKVFEEESTRLGPFDYLAQGTLYPDVIESANTNIDPQTGERVAVKIKSHHNVGGLPSNLRFKLVEPLRRLFKDEVREVARNVGLPDEIVNRHPFPGPGLAIRIIGEITEERLEILRDADFILRQEINRQQLYHHFWQAFAVLLPLRSVGVMGDQRTYAYPVVLRIITSEDGMTADWARVPYDFLETVSNRIVNEVRGVNRVAYDVTSKPPATIEWE is encoded by the coding sequence GTGACTCCACAAACCGCGCCAGCTCAAAGTACCCAACCAGTAGGAGATGTTAACCGGCAAACCATCGTTATTTTAGACTTCGGTTCGCAATACTCCCAACTTATTGCCCGTCGTATCCGCGAAACTCAGGTCTACTCCGAAATTCTCTCCTACCGCACCAGTGCCGAACAGCTGCGGAAACTCCAACCCAAGGGGATTATTATCTCTGGCGGTCCCAACTCCGTTTACGACTCTGGCGTTCCCCACTGCGACCCAGAAATTTGGCATTTGGGGGTGCCAGTGTTGGGGATTTGCTATGGCATGCATTTGATGGTGCAGCAGTTGGGGGGAGAAGTCAAACGCGCCGAAAGAGCGGAATACGGCAAATCTTCGCTAACCATTGACGATCCCACCGATTTGCTCACCAATGTGGAAGATGGGTCTATCATGTGGATGAGCCACGGGGATTCGGTGGTGCGTTTGCCGGAAGGGTTTGATATTTTGGCCCATACGCAAAATACACCCTGTGCCGCGATCGCCGATCACCAAAGTAAAATTTACGGGGTACAATTTCACCCAGAGGTGGTGCATTCGGAAGGCGGCATTGCCCTAATTCGCAATTTCGTCTACCACATTTGCAACTGCGAACCCACTTGGACCACAGAAACCTTTGTGGAAGAGGCAGTCCGAGAAATTCGCGGTCAGGTAGGCGACAAGCGGGTTTTGCTGGCCCTTTCCGGCGGCGTAGACTCATCTACTTTGGCTTTTCTGCTACACAAAGCCATTGGCGACCAACTGGTGTGCATGTTCATCGACCAAGGGTTCATGCGCAAAAATGAACCGGAACGGTTGGTGAAGCTATTTCGAGACCAATTCCACATTCCGGTCAGCTATGTAGATGCTAGAGAACGCTTTCTCCAAGCTGTAGAAGGGGTGGTAGACCCAGAAGAAAAACGCCGCCTCATTGGTCACGAGTTTATTAAAGTCTTTGAGGAAGAGTCCACGCGCTTGGGACCATTTGACTATTTGGCCCAAGGAACCCTCTATCCTGATGTGATCGAATCTGCCAATACCAACATCGACCCCCAAACTGGGGAACGAGTTGCGGTCAAAATCAAAAGCCACCACAACGTTGGCGGCTTACCCAGCAATTTGCGGTTTAAGCTGGTGGAACCCTTACGGCGTTTGTTCAAAGACGAAGTGCGGGAAGTGGCGCGCAATGTTGGTTTACCCGATGAAATTGTCAACCGCCATCCGTTCCCAGGACCGGGATTGGCGATTCGCATTATTGGGGAAATTACCGAAGAACGGTTGGAAATCCTGCGAGATGCCGATTTTATCCTACGTCAGGAAATCAATCGCCAGCAACTGTACCATCACTTCTGGCAGGCTTTTGCTGTTTTGCTACCGCTTCGTAGTGTCGGTGTCATGGGAGACCAACGCACCTATGCCTATCCGGTTGTGTTAAGAATTATTACGAGCGAAGACGGCATGACGGCGGATTGGGCGCGGGTTCCCTATGATTTTCTAGAGACAGTTTCCAATCGGATTGTCAACGAAGTGCGTGGGGTCAATCGCGTGGCGTACGATGTGACTTCCAAACCACCGGCTACGATTGAGTGGGAATAA